In Thunnus maccoyii chromosome 11, fThuMac1.1, whole genome shotgun sequence, one genomic interval encodes:
- the abcb11a gene encoding bile salt export pump isoform X1 — translation MKKSIKFTTTPGADDGACNEDGDEEKNKENTLSVGYFQLFRFATWKDNVLMVVGSLCALIHGAASPLMLLVYGMMTDTFVAYELEVQELKDPNKECNNNTIYWKNGSIYETPENRTVYCGVNIEGQMTKFAYYYVGIGVAVLFVSYFQITLWVSVAARQIQRIRKTYFRKVMRMEIGWFDCNSVGELNTRISDDINKINSAIADQVSIFIERLSTFVFGFMVGFMGGWKLTLVVIAVSPLIGMAAGLMAMAVARLTGQELRAYAKAGAVADEVLSSIRTVAAFSGEEKEAERYDKNLVEAQNWGVKKGMIIGVFQGYLWCIIFLCYALAFWYGSKLVIDTKELSPGGLIQVFFGVLMAAVNLGQASPCLEAFASGRAAAKAIFDTIDREPEINCFSEDGHKLDKVKGDIEFHNVTFYYPSRPEVKILNDLSMQIKAGDTTAFVGPSGSGKSTTVQLIQRFYDPKEGMVTLDGHDIRSLNIQWLRSLIGIVEQEPVLFSTTIAENIRYGRPGVTMEDIIQATKEANAYNFIMDLPQKFDTLVGESGGQMSGGQKQRIAIARALIRNPRILLLDMATSALDNESEAVVQEALDKVRMGRTTISIAHRLSTIRNADVIIGFEHGQAVEKGTHSELLERQGVYFTLVTLQNQGTSNTANGADSEAVEEDFDLRVRSFSRGSCKSSKRSSVRLRSQSTLSNDFVPDAISGSLKVHLDEDITPENQICEDDADGHAEPAPVVRILKYNQPEWPYMLLGSLGAAINGSVNPIYAVLFSQILGTFGIRDVNEQREQIDGICILFCIVAVISFFSQFLQGYAFAMSGELLTRRLRKVGFQAMLKQEIGWFDDPRNSPGALTTRLASDASMVQGATGSQIGMIVNSLTSIGASFIIAFYFSWKLTLVIMCFLPLIGLSGVLQAKMLSGFANEDKNAMEEAGQVSSEALGNIRTIAGLAKESSFVESYEQKLERPYKSAKKKAHVYGLCFGFAQCVIFMAYAASFRYGGYLVSSEGLQYMLVFRVIAAIVVSGTALGKASSFTPDYAKAKTAAAQFFKLMDRIPKIDMSHTAGEKWEKFRGEVEFRNCKFTYPTRPDIQVLKGLVVSVKPGQTLAFVGSSGCGKSTSVQLLERFYDPDEGQVLIDGHPSHTVNVPFLRSQIGIVSQEPVLFDCSIAENIQYGVNMHSVSMEEIIEASKKAYLHDFVMTLPDKYETQVGAQGSQLSRGQKQRIAIARAIVRNPKILLLDEATSALDTESEKTVQSALDEARKGRTCIVIAHRLSTIQTADIIAVMSHGVVIEQGTHDKLMATRGAYYKLVTTGAPIS, via the exons ATGAAGAAATCGATCAAATTTACGACAACACCGGGTGCAGATGACGGAG CATGCAACGAGGATGG agatgaagaaaagaatAAAGAGAACACATTGAGTGTTGGATACTTTCAGCTG TTTCGATTTGCCACCTGGAAAGACAATGTGTTGATGGTAGTGGGGAGTTTGTGCGCACTCATACACGGTGCAGCCTCACCTCTCATGCTTCTGGTGTACGGCATGATGACCGACACATTTGTGGCTTATGAACTTGAGGTCCAAGAACTGAAAGACCCAAACAAGGagtgcaacaacaacaccaTCTATTGGAAAAATGGCTCCATTTATGAAACACCTGAAAACAGAACAGTCTACTGTGG GGTGAACATTGAAGGACAGATGACAAAGTTTGCATATTACTATGTTGGAATTGGAGTAGCAGTTCTGTTTGTTAGCTATTTTCAG ATCACTCTCTGGGTGTCAGTCGCTGCAAGACAGATTCAGAGAATCCGAAAGACTTATTTCCGAAAAGTAATGCGAATGGAGATTGGATGGTTTGACTGCAACTCTGTTGGTGAACTGAACACACGGATATCAGA TGATATCAACAAGATCAACAGTGCCATTGCTGATCAGGTGTCTATCTTCATTGAGAGGCTCTCTACGTTTGTGTTTGGCTTCATGGTTGGTTTCATGGGTGGGTGGAAGCTGACTTTGGTGGTCATTGCAGTGAGCCCGCTGATTGGTATGGCTGCTGGACTGATGGCTATG GCTGTTGCCAGACTGACAGGACAAGAGCTGAGGGCCTACGCAAAGGCAGGGGCAGTGGCTGACGAGGTCCTATCGTCCATCAGAACAGTAGCAGCGTTTAGTGGGGAGGAAAAGGAAGCTGAAAG GTATGACAAAAACCTTGTGGAAGCTCAGAACTGGGGTGTGAAAAAGGGCATGATCATAGGAGTGTTTCAAGGATACCTGTGGTGCATCATTTTCCTTTGCTACGCTCTGGCCTTCTGGTATGGGTCTAAATTGGTCATCGACACCAAGGAGCTGTCTCCTGGTGGTCTAATTCAG GTGTTTTTTGGAGTACTCATGGCAGCTGTGAACCTGGGTCAGGCCTCACCGTGCCTTGAGGCCTTCGCTTCTGGTCGTGCTGCTGCGAAGGCCATCTTTGACACGATTGACCGG GAACCAGAAATTAATTGTTTCTCAGAGGATGGTCACAAATTAGATAAAGTAAAAGGTGACATTGAGTTCCACAATGTCACTTTCTACTACCCATCCCGACCTGAAGTCAAG attttaaatgatCTGAGCATGCAGATCAAAGCGGGAGACACTACTGCTTTTGTTGGACCAAGTGGATCCGGAAAGAGCACCACAGTCCAACTCATCCAGAGGTTTTATGACCCAAAGGAAGGAATG GTGACTTTGGATGGACATGACATCCGAAGTTTAAACATCCAGTGGCTCCGCTCTCTCATTGGTATTGTGGAGCAGGAGCCAGTGCTGTTTTCTACAACCATTGCAGAGAACATCCGCTATGGTCGACCTGGAGTAACCATGGAAGACATTATCCAGGCCACAAAAGAGGCTAATGCCTATAATTTTATTATGGACCTGCCACAG AAATTTGATACCCTGGTGGGAGAAAGTGGAGGTCAGATGAGTGGAGGACAGAAGCAGAGGATTGCTATTGCTCGAGCTCTGATCCGAAACCCCAGGATCCTGCTGCTGGATATGGCGACATCAGCCCTTGACAATGAGAGTGAGGCTGTTGTCCAGGAAGCACTGGATAAG GTGCGTATGGGCAGGACCACAATTTCTATAGCCCACCGTCTTTCCACAATTAGGAATGCAGATGTCATCATCGGATTTGAACACGGACAGGCTGTGGAGAAGGGAACACACAGTGAGCTGCTAGAGAGGCAGGGCGTCTACTTCACCCTGGTCACCCTTCAAAACCAAGGCACATCCAACACAGCTAATG GTGCTGACAGTGAAGCTGTTGAAGAGGACTTTGATCTTAGAGTGAGGAGTTTTAGCCGTGGAAGCTGCAAATCCAGTAAAAG GAGTTCTGTTCGACTGCGATCTCAGAGCACATTGTCCAATGATTTTGTTCCTGACGCAATATCAGGCAGCCTCAAGGTCCATTTGGATGAGGATATCACTCCAGAAAAT CAGATATGTGAGGATGATGCAGATGGACATGCAGAGCCTGCCCCAGTAGTGCGTATCCTGAAGTACAACCAACCAGAGTGGCCCTACATGCTCCTGGGTTCTCTAGGAGCTGCCATCAATGGCTCTGTCAATCCCATTTATGCTGTCCTGTTCAGCCAAATTCTCGGG ACTTTTGGCATACGTGATGTGAACGAGCAGAGGGAGCAGATCGATGGGATATGCATTCTATTTTGCATTGTGGCTGTGATTAGTTTCTTTTCGCAGTTTTTACAG GGATATGCTTTTGCTATGTCCGGAGAGCTGCTGACACGCCGCCTGAGGAAAGTGGGATTCCAGGCCATGCTGAAACAGGAGATCGGCTGGTTTGATGACCCCAGAAACAGCCCCGGAGCTCTGACCACCAGATTGGCCTCTGATGCATCCATGGTCCAGGGG GCAACAGGATCTCAGATTGGCATGATTGTTAACTCGCTGACCAGCATCGGAGCCTCTTTCATTATCGCCTTCTACTTCAGTTGGAAGTTAACTCTGGTAATCATGTGCTTCTTGCCACTCATCGGGCTGTCTGGGGTATTGCAAGCCAAAATGCTGTCAGGTTTTGCAAATGAAGATAAAAACGCCATGGAAGAAGCGGGTCAG GTATCCAGCGAGGCTCTTGGTAACATCAGGACCATCGCAGGCTTGGCCAAAGAGAGCTCATTTGTGGAATCTTACGAGCAGAAACTTGAGCGTCCATATAAATCTGCAAAGAAGAAAGCCCACGTCTATGGGCTCTGTTTTGGCTTTGCCCAGTGTGTTATCTTCATGGCATATGCTGCGTCATTTAGATACGGAGGCTACCTGGTTAGCTCTGAAGGATTACAATATATGTTGGTTTTCAG AGTGATCGCAGCTATAGTAGTCAGTGGGACGGCACTGGGCAAAGCTTCCTCCTTCACCCCAGATTATGCCAAAGCTaagactgctgctgctcagttTTTCAAACTGATGGACCGAATACCAAAAATTGACATGAGCCACACAGCTGGAGAGAAATGG GAGAAATTCAGAGGTGAAGTAGAGTTCCGCAATTGCAAGTTCACCTATCCAACACGACCGGATATCCAGGTGTTGAAAGGCCTGGTTGTGTCTGTGAAGCCCGGTCAGACTTTGGCGTTTGTTGGGAGCAGTGGTTGTGGGAAAAGTACCAGTGTTCAACTATTGGAAAGGTTCTACGACCCTGATGAAGGGCAAGTG ttgattGATGGCCACCCGTCTCATACAGTCAATGTGCCCTTCCTAAGATCTCAGATTGGCATAGTGTCTCAGGAGCCTGTGCTGTTTGACTGCAGCATAGCtgagaatatacagtatggaGTTAACATGCACAGTGTCAGCATGGAAGAGATTATTGAGGCCTCCAAGAAAGCCTACCTCCATGACTTTGTGATGACGCTACCAGAT AAATATGAGACTCAGGTTGGTGCCCAGGGCTCCCAGCTGTCAAGAGGTCAAAAACAACGTATTGCCATTGCCAGGGCCATTGTCAGGAATCCTAAGATCTTGCTACTAGATGAAGCTACCTCTGCCCTGGACACAGAGAGTGAAAAG ACCGTCCAGTCTGCTCTAGACGAGGCAAGAAAAGGACGAACCTGCATCGTCATCGCTCACCGGCTCTCTACTATCCAGACTGCTGACATCATAGCAGTGATGTCTCATGGAGTTGTCATAGAGCAAGGCACACATGATAAACTGATGGCCACGAGGGGCGCCTATTATAAACTGGTCACAACAGGTGCTCCTATCAGCTAG
- the abcb11a gene encoding bile salt export pump isoform X2 — MKKSIKFTTTPGADDGACNEDGDEEKNKENTLSVGYFQLFRFATWKDNVLMVVGSLCALIHGAASPLMLLVYGMMTDTFVAYELEVQELKDPNKECNNNTIYWKNGSIYETPENRTVYCGVNIEGQMTKFAYYYVGIGVAVLFVSYFQITLWVSVAARQIQRIRKTYFRKVMRMEIGWFDCNSVGELNTRISDDINKINSAIADQVSIFIERLSTFVFGFMVGFMGGWKLTLVVIAVSPLIGMAAGLMAMAVARLTGQELRAYAKAGAVADEVLSSIRTVAAFSGEEKEAERYDKNLVEAQNWGVKKGMIIGVFQGYLWCIIFLCYALAFWYGSKLVIDTKELSPGGLIQVFFGVLMAAVNLGQASPCLEAFASGRAAAKAIFDTIDREPEINCFSEDGHKLDKVKGDIEFHNVTFYYPSRPEVKILNDLSMQIKAGDTTAFVGPSGSGKSTTVQLIQRFYDPKEGMVTLDGHDIRSLNIQWLRSLIGIVEQEPVLFSTTIAENIRYGRPGVTMEDIIQATKEANAYNFIMDLPQKFDTLVGESGGQMSGGQKQRIAIARALIRNPRILLLDMATSALDNESEAVVQEALDKVRMGRTTISIAHRLSTIRNADVIIGFEHGQAVEKGTHSELLERQGVYFTLVTLQNQGTSNTANGADSEAVEEDFDLRVRSFSRGSCKSSKRSSVRLRSQSTLSNDFVPDAISGSLKVHLDEDITPENICEDDADGHAEPAPVVRILKYNQPEWPYMLLGSLGAAINGSVNPIYAVLFSQILGTFGIRDVNEQREQIDGICILFCIVAVISFFSQFLQGYAFAMSGELLTRRLRKVGFQAMLKQEIGWFDDPRNSPGALTTRLASDASMVQGATGSQIGMIVNSLTSIGASFIIAFYFSWKLTLVIMCFLPLIGLSGVLQAKMLSGFANEDKNAMEEAGQVSSEALGNIRTIAGLAKESSFVESYEQKLERPYKSAKKKAHVYGLCFGFAQCVIFMAYAASFRYGGYLVSSEGLQYMLVFRVIAAIVVSGTALGKASSFTPDYAKAKTAAAQFFKLMDRIPKIDMSHTAGEKWEKFRGEVEFRNCKFTYPTRPDIQVLKGLVVSVKPGQTLAFVGSSGCGKSTSVQLLERFYDPDEGQVLIDGHPSHTVNVPFLRSQIGIVSQEPVLFDCSIAENIQYGVNMHSVSMEEIIEASKKAYLHDFVMTLPDKYETQVGAQGSQLSRGQKQRIAIARAIVRNPKILLLDEATSALDTESEKTVQSALDEARKGRTCIVIAHRLSTIQTADIIAVMSHGVVIEQGTHDKLMATRGAYYKLVTTGAPIS; from the exons ATGAAGAAATCGATCAAATTTACGACAACACCGGGTGCAGATGACGGAG CATGCAACGAGGATGG agatgaagaaaagaatAAAGAGAACACATTGAGTGTTGGATACTTTCAGCTG TTTCGATTTGCCACCTGGAAAGACAATGTGTTGATGGTAGTGGGGAGTTTGTGCGCACTCATACACGGTGCAGCCTCACCTCTCATGCTTCTGGTGTACGGCATGATGACCGACACATTTGTGGCTTATGAACTTGAGGTCCAAGAACTGAAAGACCCAAACAAGGagtgcaacaacaacaccaTCTATTGGAAAAATGGCTCCATTTATGAAACACCTGAAAACAGAACAGTCTACTGTGG GGTGAACATTGAAGGACAGATGACAAAGTTTGCATATTACTATGTTGGAATTGGAGTAGCAGTTCTGTTTGTTAGCTATTTTCAG ATCACTCTCTGGGTGTCAGTCGCTGCAAGACAGATTCAGAGAATCCGAAAGACTTATTTCCGAAAAGTAATGCGAATGGAGATTGGATGGTTTGACTGCAACTCTGTTGGTGAACTGAACACACGGATATCAGA TGATATCAACAAGATCAACAGTGCCATTGCTGATCAGGTGTCTATCTTCATTGAGAGGCTCTCTACGTTTGTGTTTGGCTTCATGGTTGGTTTCATGGGTGGGTGGAAGCTGACTTTGGTGGTCATTGCAGTGAGCCCGCTGATTGGTATGGCTGCTGGACTGATGGCTATG GCTGTTGCCAGACTGACAGGACAAGAGCTGAGGGCCTACGCAAAGGCAGGGGCAGTGGCTGACGAGGTCCTATCGTCCATCAGAACAGTAGCAGCGTTTAGTGGGGAGGAAAAGGAAGCTGAAAG GTATGACAAAAACCTTGTGGAAGCTCAGAACTGGGGTGTGAAAAAGGGCATGATCATAGGAGTGTTTCAAGGATACCTGTGGTGCATCATTTTCCTTTGCTACGCTCTGGCCTTCTGGTATGGGTCTAAATTGGTCATCGACACCAAGGAGCTGTCTCCTGGTGGTCTAATTCAG GTGTTTTTTGGAGTACTCATGGCAGCTGTGAACCTGGGTCAGGCCTCACCGTGCCTTGAGGCCTTCGCTTCTGGTCGTGCTGCTGCGAAGGCCATCTTTGACACGATTGACCGG GAACCAGAAATTAATTGTTTCTCAGAGGATGGTCACAAATTAGATAAAGTAAAAGGTGACATTGAGTTCCACAATGTCACTTTCTACTACCCATCCCGACCTGAAGTCAAG attttaaatgatCTGAGCATGCAGATCAAAGCGGGAGACACTACTGCTTTTGTTGGACCAAGTGGATCCGGAAAGAGCACCACAGTCCAACTCATCCAGAGGTTTTATGACCCAAAGGAAGGAATG GTGACTTTGGATGGACATGACATCCGAAGTTTAAACATCCAGTGGCTCCGCTCTCTCATTGGTATTGTGGAGCAGGAGCCAGTGCTGTTTTCTACAACCATTGCAGAGAACATCCGCTATGGTCGACCTGGAGTAACCATGGAAGACATTATCCAGGCCACAAAAGAGGCTAATGCCTATAATTTTATTATGGACCTGCCACAG AAATTTGATACCCTGGTGGGAGAAAGTGGAGGTCAGATGAGTGGAGGACAGAAGCAGAGGATTGCTATTGCTCGAGCTCTGATCCGAAACCCCAGGATCCTGCTGCTGGATATGGCGACATCAGCCCTTGACAATGAGAGTGAGGCTGTTGTCCAGGAAGCACTGGATAAG GTGCGTATGGGCAGGACCACAATTTCTATAGCCCACCGTCTTTCCACAATTAGGAATGCAGATGTCATCATCGGATTTGAACACGGACAGGCTGTGGAGAAGGGAACACACAGTGAGCTGCTAGAGAGGCAGGGCGTCTACTTCACCCTGGTCACCCTTCAAAACCAAGGCACATCCAACACAGCTAATG GTGCTGACAGTGAAGCTGTTGAAGAGGACTTTGATCTTAGAGTGAGGAGTTTTAGCCGTGGAAGCTGCAAATCCAGTAAAAG GAGTTCTGTTCGACTGCGATCTCAGAGCACATTGTCCAATGATTTTGTTCCTGACGCAATATCAGGCAGCCTCAAGGTCCATTTGGATGAGGATATCACTCCAGAAAAT ATATGTGAGGATGATGCAGATGGACATGCAGAGCCTGCCCCAGTAGTGCGTATCCTGAAGTACAACCAACCAGAGTGGCCCTACATGCTCCTGGGTTCTCTAGGAGCTGCCATCAATGGCTCTGTCAATCCCATTTATGCTGTCCTGTTCAGCCAAATTCTCGGG ACTTTTGGCATACGTGATGTGAACGAGCAGAGGGAGCAGATCGATGGGATATGCATTCTATTTTGCATTGTGGCTGTGATTAGTTTCTTTTCGCAGTTTTTACAG GGATATGCTTTTGCTATGTCCGGAGAGCTGCTGACACGCCGCCTGAGGAAAGTGGGATTCCAGGCCATGCTGAAACAGGAGATCGGCTGGTTTGATGACCCCAGAAACAGCCCCGGAGCTCTGACCACCAGATTGGCCTCTGATGCATCCATGGTCCAGGGG GCAACAGGATCTCAGATTGGCATGATTGTTAACTCGCTGACCAGCATCGGAGCCTCTTTCATTATCGCCTTCTACTTCAGTTGGAAGTTAACTCTGGTAATCATGTGCTTCTTGCCACTCATCGGGCTGTCTGGGGTATTGCAAGCCAAAATGCTGTCAGGTTTTGCAAATGAAGATAAAAACGCCATGGAAGAAGCGGGTCAG GTATCCAGCGAGGCTCTTGGTAACATCAGGACCATCGCAGGCTTGGCCAAAGAGAGCTCATTTGTGGAATCTTACGAGCAGAAACTTGAGCGTCCATATAAATCTGCAAAGAAGAAAGCCCACGTCTATGGGCTCTGTTTTGGCTTTGCCCAGTGTGTTATCTTCATGGCATATGCTGCGTCATTTAGATACGGAGGCTACCTGGTTAGCTCTGAAGGATTACAATATATGTTGGTTTTCAG AGTGATCGCAGCTATAGTAGTCAGTGGGACGGCACTGGGCAAAGCTTCCTCCTTCACCCCAGATTATGCCAAAGCTaagactgctgctgctcagttTTTCAAACTGATGGACCGAATACCAAAAATTGACATGAGCCACACAGCTGGAGAGAAATGG GAGAAATTCAGAGGTGAAGTAGAGTTCCGCAATTGCAAGTTCACCTATCCAACACGACCGGATATCCAGGTGTTGAAAGGCCTGGTTGTGTCTGTGAAGCCCGGTCAGACTTTGGCGTTTGTTGGGAGCAGTGGTTGTGGGAAAAGTACCAGTGTTCAACTATTGGAAAGGTTCTACGACCCTGATGAAGGGCAAGTG ttgattGATGGCCACCCGTCTCATACAGTCAATGTGCCCTTCCTAAGATCTCAGATTGGCATAGTGTCTCAGGAGCCTGTGCTGTTTGACTGCAGCATAGCtgagaatatacagtatggaGTTAACATGCACAGTGTCAGCATGGAAGAGATTATTGAGGCCTCCAAGAAAGCCTACCTCCATGACTTTGTGATGACGCTACCAGAT AAATATGAGACTCAGGTTGGTGCCCAGGGCTCCCAGCTGTCAAGAGGTCAAAAACAACGTATTGCCATTGCCAGGGCCATTGTCAGGAATCCTAAGATCTTGCTACTAGATGAAGCTACCTCTGCCCTGGACACAGAGAGTGAAAAG ACCGTCCAGTCTGCTCTAGACGAGGCAAGAAAAGGACGAACCTGCATCGTCATCGCTCACCGGCTCTCTACTATCCAGACTGCTGACATCATAGCAGTGATGTCTCATGGAGTTGTCATAGAGCAAGGCACACATGATAAACTGATGGCCACGAGGGGCGCCTATTATAAACTGGTCACAACAGGTGCTCCTATCAGCTAG